The Enterococcus rotai genome includes a window with the following:
- a CDS encoding NupC/NupG family nucleoside CNT transporter: MYLLINILGVILFMGLAWLCSKDRKTIHWRSIIVLVLLNIFLAWFLTSFSAGRFAIEKVADGFNWLIETSFSGIGFAFSSMVNVKNMDVVVSALMPILLVVPLFDILTYIGLLPFIIKWLGKGLSKLTGQPKFESFFAVEMMFLGNTEALAVSSGQLKRLKSARILTISMMSMSCVSAAMIGVYLQMLPAQFVLTAIPLNIINAMIVTSVLNPVTITEEEDTIYKIEKTDREPFFSFLGNSILEAGKLILIITAMIISFVALAALIDKILALFPGGLSLSKILGVFMTPFAFVLGLPLNEAFEAAQFMGTKLVTNEFVAMAELNPQLASLSKHMAAVLSTFLVSFANFSTIGMILGCLNGILKKEVSDEVSKNVPYMLLSGVLVSLLSAGMVGLFIW, translated from the coding sequence ATCTATTTATTGATCAATATACTTGGTGTAATACTATTTATGGGTCTCGCTTGGTTATGTTCAAAAGATCGCAAAACAATTCACTGGCGGTCGATTATTGTATTAGTGTTGCTAAATATTTTTCTAGCCTGGTTTTTAACCTCATTTTCGGCTGGACGTTTTGCCATTGAAAAAGTCGCGGATGGTTTTAATTGGTTGATCGAAACCTCATTTTCTGGTATCGGTTTTGCGTTTTCTAGTATGGTGAATGTCAAAAATATGGATGTTGTTGTTAGTGCTTTGATGCCGATTTTATTAGTGGTACCCCTATTTGATATTTTAACGTATATTGGGCTACTGCCATTTATCATTAAATGGCTAGGCAAAGGGTTATCTAAACTGACCGGGCAACCAAAATTTGAATCTTTCTTTGCTGTTGAGATGATGTTTTTAGGAAACACAGAAGCTTTAGCAGTTTCTAGTGGTCAGTTAAAACGGCTGAAAAGTGCGCGAATTCTGACGATCTCAATGATGTCGATGAGTTGTGTCTCTGCAGCGATGATTGGCGTCTATCTTCAAATGTTGCCAGCCCAATTTGTGCTAACCGCTATTCCGCTAAATATTATCAATGCGATGATCGTAACAAGTGTCTTAAATCCAGTGACGATTACAGAAGAAGAAGATACGATTTATAAAATCGAAAAAACAGATCGTGAACCATTTTTCTCATTTTTAGGGAATTCTATTTTAGAAGCAGGGAAACTGATTTTGATTATTACAGCGATGATTATTTCATTCGTAGCCTTAGCAGCATTGATTGATAAAATTTTAGCACTGTTTCCAGGTGGTCTGTCTTTAAGTAAAATTTTAGGTGTGTTTATGACACCCTTTGCCTTTGTTTTAGGGTTACCTTTGAATGAAGCCTTTGAAGCAGCTCAATTTATGGGGACAAAATTAGTCACAAATGAGTTTGTAGCAATGGCGGAATTGAACCCGCAGTTAGCCTCTTTAAGCAAACACATGGCTGCTGTACTAAGCACATTTTTAGTGTCATTTGCGAATTTTTCTACGATAGGTATGATTTTAGGGTGTCTAAATGGTATCTTAAAGAAAGAGGTTTCAGATGAAGTATCAAAAAATGTTCCTTATATGTTATTATCAGGAGTGTTAGTGTCATTATTAAGTGCAGGCATGGTCGGTTTGTTTATTTGGTAA
- a CDS encoding TrkH family potassium uptake protein produces the protein MNRFRLLWLAQRKGRRFISTHFSSIQIIVSYYIIMTVVSYLLFCLPFFREPNSHVGFIDMLFMAISTVSVTGLSTFDINSVFNDRGVILLEVLFQIGGLGIMMISTAFIILSKRRISLKQRQLIMTDMNQPKLSGIVRLIRITFTIILWFQVIFGTFFSIYFYFSGYYKTWSKAIFFGFYQSISAVTNSGFDVTGDSIIPFAHDYLFLLVIMFLIFVGGIGFPVLMEFREWLFFKKKKRGLPFRFSLFSKIAVLAFVILFVGGTILIYLLEKDHLFVGMGEIQRWITSMFYSMTTRNAGLQINDLGDFQVTTLIVFSLLMFIGCSPSSVGGGIRTTTVAIIGLYLYAFLKSEDKINVFGRRIDDDDVKKSIVVFMLSLIMCFFAVLFLTATEDHPLIAIIVEVASAFGTTGLSLGITSDLTTVGKLMIALLMFIGRIGMLYTLMLFVPKETRDIGYEYPSEKIIIG, from the coding sequence ATGAATCGATTTCGGCTTTTATGGCTGGCACAACGCAAGGGAAGACGTTTTATTTCTACTCATTTTTCATCTATTCAAATAATTGTTTCTTATTATATTATTATGACAGTCGTTTCTTATTTATTATTTTGTTTACCGTTTTTTAGAGAACCAAATTCTCATGTTGGGTTTATTGATATGCTTTTTATGGCGATCAGTACCGTTAGTGTTACTGGTTTGTCTACCTTCGATATTAATTCTGTTTTTAATGATCGTGGTGTGATCTTACTGGAAGTCCTCTTTCAGATCGGTGGTTTAGGGATCATGATGATTTCTACCGCCTTTATCATTCTATCCAAACGAAGGATTTCTTTAAAACAACGACAATTGATCATGACCGATATGAATCAGCCTAAACTGAGTGGTATCGTTCGTTTGATTCGGATCACATTTACAATCATTTTATGGTTTCAAGTGATTTTTGGGACATTTTTCTCAATTTATTTCTATTTTTCAGGCTATTATAAAACCTGGTCAAAAGCAATTTTCTTTGGATTTTATCAATCGATCTCGGCTGTGACCAACTCTGGATTTGATGTGACTGGTGATTCGATTATTCCGTTTGCCCACGATTATCTTTTTTTACTCGTGATCATGTTCTTGATTTTTGTCGGTGGGATTGGGTTTCCAGTATTGATGGAATTTCGTGAATGGCTTTTCTTTAAAAAGAAAAAACGTGGTCTCCCTTTCCGCTTTTCGTTATTTAGCAAAATTGCCGTTTTAGCTTTTGTGATTTTATTTGTTGGTGGAACAATTTTGATTTATTTATTGGAAAAAGATCATTTATTTGTCGGAATGGGTGAGATTCAGCGATGGATTACTTCGATGTTCTATTCTATGACTACACGAAATGCAGGTTTGCAGATCAATGATTTAGGCGACTTTCAGGTAACAACCTTAATTGTTTTTTCTCTATTGATGTTTATCGGCTGTAGTCCTAGTTCTGTTGGCGGGGGTATCCGAACAACAACCGTTGCTATCATTGGCTTATATCTGTATGCCTTTTTAAAGAGCGAAGATAAGATCAATGTTTTTGGACGGCGGATCGATGATGATGATGTAAAAAAATCAATCGTTGTCTTTATGCTTTCCTTGATCATGTGCTTCTTCGCTGTTTTATTTTTAACAGCAACTGAAGACCATCCACTGATCGCCATTATTGTTGAAGTGGCTTCAGCTTTTGGTACGACAGGCTTATCATTAGGAATCACCTCTGATTTAACGACTGTTGGTAAGCTAATGATTGCACTATTAATGTTTATTGGGCGTATTGGTATGTTGTATACTTTAATGTTGTTTGTACCAAAAGAAACTCGGGATATTGGGTATGAATATCCATCTGAAAAAATTATTATTGGATAA
- a CDS encoding NCS2 family permease, which produces MFQWKKLSKADLKREILAGTTSFFAISYIIMVNTMILAEAGMPKELTVFGTIFISIIGSILMGFIADAPIVLTTGMGVNSFFTYTLVLSLGLTWQQALAVSFCAGIVYLLVAFTKLSKLFAEVVPETLKTGITVGIGFFLVLIGLEKGHLIVRGEHTFTQLASLSDSLTLLTLFSLILTVCLFLKGIQGSFFIGIVVVTIIANLMGLVDSTEHFSLSSLKNYTQIFSKLDFSTFFSKSFLLGVFALSMILIFESMGLLKGLMPEADEKKYLRAYRVTGFITLLSGIFGTSPTVAAAESATGIEEGGKTGITSITSGVCFFLALLALPFLSYIPDSALAPAIIITGFLMIQQIKTLHFDDFSDYFPAMLMIVLIPFTMNISDGMAFGFVAYPLTKWIAGKKSELSLPMWLISGLFLIYLIVNVLI; this is translated from the coding sequence ATGTTTCAATGGAAAAAACTTAGCAAAGCAGACCTAAAACGTGAAATCTTGGCTGGAACAACGTCATTTTTCGCCATTTCGTACATCATAATGGTAAATACAATGATATTAGCTGAGGCAGGCATGCCAAAAGAACTGACAGTCTTTGGAACGATCTTTATCTCGATTATCGGGTCGATTTTGATGGGATTCATTGCAGATGCACCAATCGTTTTAACGACGGGAATGGGTGTGAATTCTTTCTTTACGTACACCTTGGTTCTGTCTTTAGGCTTGACTTGGCAACAAGCTCTAGCTGTTAGTTTTTGTGCTGGTATCGTCTATCTACTGGTTGCTTTCACGAAGTTAAGTAAGCTGTTTGCAGAAGTTGTTCCTGAAACGTTAAAAACTGGAATCACTGTGGGGATTGGTTTTTTTCTAGTGCTGATTGGATTAGAAAAAGGGCATCTTATTGTTCGAGGTGAACATACTTTTACTCAATTGGCTTCATTAAGTGATAGTTTGACATTACTAACCTTGTTTTCGTTGATTTTAACTGTTTGTCTTTTTTTGAAAGGGATTCAAGGTAGTTTTTTCATCGGGATTGTTGTGGTGACGATCATTGCCAATCTCATGGGTTTAGTGGATTCAACCGAGCATTTTTCATTGAGTAGTTTAAAGAATTATACTCAAATTTTTTCAAAATTAGATTTTAGCACATTCTTTTCTAAAAGCTTTTTACTAGGAGTGTTTGCTTTATCAATGATTTTGATCTTTGAATCGATGGGATTACTGAAAGGCTTGATGCCTGAAGCAGATGAAAAAAAATATTTACGAGCGTATCGTGTGACAGGATTTATTACGCTGTTATCTGGTATCTTTGGCACAAGTCCAACTGTAGCAGCGGCGGAAAGCGCTACTGGGATCGAAGAAGGTGGTAAAACTGGAATCACGTCGATTACCAGCGGTGTTTGTTTCTTTTTAGCGTTATTAGCGCTCCCATTCCTTTCTTATATTCCTGACTCAGCACTGGCGCCAGCAATCATTATTACGGGGTTCTTGATGATTCAACAAATCAAAACACTGCATTTTGACGATTTCAGTGATTACTTTCCAGCGATGTTGATGATTGTCTTGATTCCTTTTACGATGAACATTTCTGACGGAATGGCCTTTGGGTTTGTAGCATATCCTTTGACGAAATGGATTGCTGGTAAAAAATCTGAACTTTCACTGCCAATGTGGCTGATTTCGGGATTATTCTTAATCTATTTGATTGTTAACGTATTAATCTAA
- the mtnA gene encoding S-methyl-5-thioribose-1-phosphate isomerase, with product MLQVESVRYLKEENQIIILDQTLLPTKEEYLTISTIESLWEAIVKLQVRGAPAIGIAAAYGAAMAAQKLDVTSYEAFNQEYQAITAYLASSRPTAVNLFWALNRMEQIVKDHSHQSVAQLKVQLIEEADLIKKEDAQMCKQIGEHALTLLEDGQTVLTHCNAGAIATAQYGTALAPIYLAKERGMTLRVYADETRPLLQGARLTTWELMKAGIDVTLITDNMAAMVMQQGKIDAVIVGCDRIAANGDAANKIGTYGVAVLAEKHGIPFYVAGPTSTIDMDTKTGSEIPIEEREAIEITNGFGKQTAPDGVKVYNPAFDVTPHELITAIITEKGVIERPDEAKMRAMFGE from the coding sequence ATGTTGCAAGTAGAATCAGTCCGTTATTTAAAAGAAGAGAACCAAATTATTATTTTAGATCAAACCTTATTACCAACAAAAGAAGAATATCTAACTATCTCAACAATCGAATCACTTTGGGAAGCAATCGTTAAATTACAAGTACGCGGAGCACCTGCGATTGGTATCGCAGCAGCTTATGGAGCCGCAATGGCTGCCCAGAAGTTGGATGTAACGTCTTATGAAGCATTCAATCAGGAGTATCAAGCAATTACAGCTTATCTAGCTAGTTCAAGACCAACAGCTGTTAATTTATTTTGGGCCTTGAATCGAATGGAGCAGATCGTTAAAGATCATTCGCACCAAAGTGTAGCGCAATTAAAAGTGCAATTGATAGAAGAAGCTGATTTAATAAAAAAAGAAGATGCCCAAATGTGTAAACAAATTGGGGAACATGCGCTAACTTTATTGGAGGATGGCCAAACGGTTCTAACGCATTGTAATGCTGGGGCCATTGCAACGGCGCAATATGGAACCGCTTTAGCTCCAATTTATTTAGCGAAAGAACGTGGTATGACACTGCGAGTCTATGCTGACGAAACACGGCCACTGCTACAAGGAGCACGTTTGACTACTTGGGAATTGATGAAAGCTGGGATTGATGTCACATTGATTACCGATAATATGGCGGCGATGGTCATGCAGCAAGGGAAAATCGATGCCGTTATTGTTGGGTGTGATCGGATTGCGGCCAACGGAGATGCGGCGAATAAAATTGGAACATACGGTGTTGCTGTTTTAGCTGAAAAACATGGGATTCCATTTTACGTTGCAGGTCCAACTTCAACAATTGATATGGACACTAAAACAGGTTCAGAGATTCCAATCGAAGAGCGTGAAGCAATTGAAATTACAAACGGTTTTGGCAAACAAACGGCGCCAGATGGTGTAAAAGTCTACAATCCAGCATTTGACGTTACGCCACATGAATTAATTACAGCGATCATTACTGAAAAAGGGGTTATCGAACGGCCTGATGAAGCTAAAATGCGGGCGATGTTTGGTGAATAA
- a CDS encoding flavocytochrome c: MKKVIMSLLSLSLFAGIAVGCTSDQDKTAKKSKESKESTEVTSGASANGYTDLSELEDQYDIVIIGAGGAGMTAALQAKEAGMNPAILEKMPVAGGNTIKSSSGMNASETKYQKEEGITDSNDKFFEETLKGGKGTNDKELLRFFVDHSADAIDWLDTKGIELSNLTITGGMSEKRTHRPADGSAIGGYLVDGLLRNVKEEKIPLFVNANVTEITEKDGQVNGVKVKLNDNETKEIKSNAVIVTTGGFGANKEMLEKYDPKLKDYVTTNQEGTTGDGIKMIEKLGGATVDMKEIQIHPTVQQDKSFLIGEVVRGEGAILASKEGTRFVNEMDTRDKVSAAITALPEKSAYLVFDQGVRERAKAIDFYDEQGFVVEGETIEELAKKIDMPEAKLKETIEQWNKDVQAKSDTQYNRATGMDHDLSTGPYYAIKIAPGIHHTMGGVKINTKTEVLKEDGAPIKGLYAAGEVTGGLHGANRIGGNAVADIIIFGRQSGTEAANFASAQK; the protein is encoded by the coding sequence ATGAAAAAAGTTATTATGAGTTTACTATCATTGAGCTTATTTGCGGGAATCGCTGTAGGGTGTACAAGTGATCAAGACAAAACAGCTAAGAAAAGTAAAGAATCAAAAGAAAGCACAGAAGTGACTTCTGGCGCTTCAGCCAATGGCTATACAGATTTAAGTGAATTAGAAGACCAATACGATATCGTGATCATCGGTGCAGGTGGCGCTGGAATGACGGCTGCTTTACAAGCAAAAGAAGCAGGAATGAATCCAGCTATACTAGAAAAAATGCCTGTTGCTGGTGGAAACACGATTAAATCATCATCAGGTATGAACGCTTCTGAAACAAAATACCAAAAAGAAGAAGGCATCACAGACAGTAACGACAAATTCTTCGAAGAAACCTTAAAAGGCGGAAAAGGCACGAATGATAAAGAACTATTGCGCTTTTTCGTAGACCATTCAGCAGATGCGATCGATTGGTTAGATACAAAAGGGATCGAGCTAAGCAACTTGACGATCACAGGCGGTATGAGCGAAAAACGTACTCATCGTCCAGCTGACGGATCAGCAATCGGCGGTTATCTAGTAGACGGACTACTTCGCAATGTTAAAGAAGAAAAAATTCCGCTATTCGTTAATGCCAACGTAACTGAAATCACTGAAAAAGACGGACAAGTTAATGGTGTCAAAGTTAAACTAAACGATAATGAAACCAAAGAAATCAAATCAAATGCTGTAATCGTAACAACTGGTGGATTTGGTGCTAACAAAGAAATGCTAGAAAAATATGATCCAAAATTAAAAGATTACGTTACAACAAATCAAGAAGGAACAACAGGTGACGGGATCAAGATGATCGAAAAACTTGGTGGTGCCACAGTCGATATGAAAGAAATCCAAATCCATCCAACTGTTCAACAAGATAAATCATTCTTGATCGGTGAAGTGGTCCGTGGTGAAGGAGCTATTTTAGCTTCAAAAGAGGGAACACGTTTTGTTAACGAAATGGATACTCGTGATAAAGTTTCCGCTGCAATCACTGCCTTACCAGAAAAATCAGCATACTTGGTGTTCGATCAAGGTGTTCGTGAACGTGCCAAAGCCATTGATTTTTATGATGAACAAGGCTTTGTTGTAGAAGGTGAAACAATCGAAGAACTAGCGAAAAAAATCGATATGCCTGAAGCAAAACTAAAAGAAACCATTGAGCAATGGAACAAAGATGTCCAAGCAAAATCTGACACTCAATATAACCGTGCAACAGGTATGGATCACGATTTATCAACTGGACCTTATTACGCAATCAAAATCGCACCAGGAATCCATCATACAATGGGTGGTGTGAAAATCAATACCAAAACAGAAGTATTGAAAGAAGATGGCGCACCAATCAAAGGCTTGTATGCCGCTGGTGAAGTAACCGGTGGACTACATGGTGCAAACCGTATCGGCGGAAACGCTGTAGCGGATATTATCATCTTTGGTCGTCAATCAGGTACAGAAGCAGCGAACTTTGCTTCAGCACAAAAATAA
- a CDS encoding GntR family transcriptional regulator gives MTNFKIKKQTLAQATYQKLKTLIESKELSEGEKLSSELKLSKMLDVSRPILREALLRLETEGYIVRKHGVGTFVLDSKPNLRSGLEKLDSITEFVTERDYQIGTKITETLRAVQDKKIVSALALEADQELVYFQRVRTADGVAFSIDDVYIPEKYLDEQLLEVQSKESMLEYFDHVLQHKIKKSDCLLYAENADQKTAKQLEIEENQAVQIMEQTFFNTLNQPVFYCKTTVSNTILQFYFVRNR, from the coding sequence ATGACAAATTTTAAAATTAAAAAACAGACATTAGCGCAAGCGACGTATCAAAAATTAAAAACATTAATAGAAAGTAAAGAGTTATCGGAAGGGGAAAAACTTTCCTCAGAGTTAAAACTGTCTAAAATGTTAGATGTAAGCAGACCTATTTTAAGAGAAGCTTTATTACGACTAGAGACGGAAGGTTACATTGTGAGAAAACATGGTGTTGGTACTTTCGTATTAGACAGTAAACCAAATTTACGCTCAGGATTAGAAAAACTCGATAGTATTACTGAATTTGTGACAGAACGTGATTATCAAATTGGCACAAAAATTACAGAAACGTTGCGCGCAGTTCAAGATAAAAAGATTGTTTCTGCTTTAGCATTGGAAGCTGATCAAGAATTGGTTTATTTTCAACGAGTCCGCACAGCAGACGGTGTTGCCTTTTCAATTGATGATGTGTATATTCCAGAAAAATATTTAGATGAGCAATTGCTGGAAGTACAGTCAAAAGAATCAATGTTAGAATATTTTGATCATGTTTTACAGCATAAAATCAAGAAGTCTGATTGTTTGCTTTATGCTGAAAATGCTGACCAAAAAACCGCAAAACAGCTAGAGATTGAAGAAAATCAAGCAGTTCAAATAATGGAACAAACCTTCTTTAATACCTTGAATCAGCCGGTTTTTTATTGTAAAACGACCGTTTCAAATACTATCTTACAGTTTTATTTTGTTCGTAACCGATAA
- a CDS encoding nucleoside phosphorylase: MEEKVFLPNIKVHAGEISSKVIVCGDPGRAKQIAELLDDAQELSFAREYRIFNGVYHGTNVTIASHGVGCPGAAVCFEELIKAGAKEIIRVGTAGSYVEELPPGSLIVADSAVREDGLTYQLVPRGMPAVGDLSLVQKVEKNAATKDIRFKRGTIVTLDVFYSGAVTFPHMEYKAAGALGAEMELASLYIIARMRGVAAAGIFALDGYAFADMNDYNPHTEVVGKAVEAEITIALEALCDD; this comes from the coding sequence ATGGAAGAAAAAGTATTTTTGCCAAATATCAAAGTACACGCTGGAGAAATATCCAGCAAAGTTATTGTTTGTGGTGATCCAGGGCGTGCTAAACAAATTGCAGAGTTATTAGATGATGCACAAGAACTATCATTTGCAAGGGAATATCGGATTTTTAATGGGGTTTATCATGGAACTAACGTGACAATTGCCAGTCATGGAGTAGGTTGCCCAGGCGCAGCAGTTTGTTTTGAAGAGTTGATCAAAGCGGGAGCAAAAGAAATCATTCGTGTAGGAACAGCTGGTTCATATGTAGAGGAATTACCACCAGGTAGTCTGATTGTTGCTGATTCGGCAGTTCGCGAAGACGGTTTAACTTACCAATTAGTTCCTAGAGGAATGCCAGCTGTGGGGGATCTTTCTTTAGTACAGAAAGTAGAAAAAAATGCTGCAACGAAAGACATTCGCTTTAAAAGAGGAACGATTGTCACCTTAGATGTTTTTTATTCAGGAGCGGTGACATTTCCTCATATGGAATACAAAGCAGCAGGAGCACTGGGAGCTGAGATGGAGCTAGCCTCATTGTATATCATAGCAAGGATGCGTGGAGTAGCAGCGGCAGGGATCTTTGCTTTAGATGGTTATGCGTTTGCTGATATGAATGACTATAATCCTCACACTGAAGTTGTTGGAAAAGCAGTAGAGGCTGAAATTACGATTGCTTTAGAAGCTTTATGTGATGATTAA
- a CDS encoding class II aldolase/adducin family protein, with protein sequence MKTPLKKVVLETALTAYENGLMAGTSGNFSAIDREAGVMVITPSSIPYRELQEDDMSVIDLEGLLISGMKPSSEWQMHLEIYRTSQKTGAIAHTHSPFATAFAVLNEVIPTVLIEMALLGGAIPVAPFAMPGSIELGVAVAETLNKYEVNACLLESHGALAIGTTMEQAYTNAVYLEDVAKIYHYARAVGQPKIVKETAINQMLASMKG encoded by the coding sequence ATGAAAACACCACTTAAAAAAGTTGTATTAGAAACAGCTTTAACGGCTTATGAAAACGGACTAATGGCAGGAACCAGCGGCAACTTCAGTGCGATTGATCGAGAAGCTGGAGTGATGGTGATCACGCCAAGCAGTATTCCTTATAGAGAACTTCAAGAAGATGATATGAGTGTCATTGATCTGGAAGGATTACTGATTTCAGGAATGAAACCGTCTTCAGAATGGCAAATGCATTTAGAAATCTATCGAACTTCGCAAAAAACAGGGGCAATTGCCCACACCCATTCTCCTTTTGCAACAGCATTCGCTGTATTGAATGAAGTCATTCCAACGGTTTTGATTGAAATGGCTTTGTTAGGAGGCGCAATTCCGGTGGCGCCCTTTGCAATGCCTGGTTCAATTGAATTAGGGGTTGCCGTAGCGGAAACATTGAATAAATATGAAGTAAATGCTTGTCTGTTGGAAAGTCATGGTGCATTAGCCATTGGAACAACGATGGAACAGGCTTATACAAATGCTGTCTATTTAGAAGATGTTGCTAAGATTTATCATTATGCACGAGCTGTGGGACAGCCGAAAATTGTGAAAGAAACAGCCATTAATCAAATGTTGGCTAGTATGAAGGGGTAG